The Chryseobacterium indicum genome includes a window with the following:
- a CDS encoding bacteriocin-like protein: MKNLKKLSRENLKTVKGGLMICMNYDGVCEKVGKFCGEPECKN; encoded by the coding sequence ATGAAAAATTTAAAGAAACTTTCTAGAGAAAATCTTAAAACAGTAAAGGGAGGATTAATGATTTGTATGAATTACGATGGTGTTTGCGAAAAAGTAGGTAAGTTCTGTGGAGAACCGGAATGTAAAAATTAA